In a single window of the Flavivirga spongiicola genome:
- a CDS encoding glycine-rich protein, which translates to MLFTKAFLLLTVCSFAQKTFDYTGAEQIYTVPSGVNSINIEAYGAQGATVHGGEGGYSFGKLDVTPGQQIYVYVGGQGTLTVLASGGCAGGWNGGGQGGNGIDGSSGGGASDVRVGGNTLNHRVIVAGGGGGMDDIGISFDKGGAGGADIGENGKRTGVLPTGGTQTQGGIAGAFDRYVGENGVLGIGGSNANFNGNTYRYGGGGGGGYYGGGGGHPWSSGAGGSSYVGGVIEGVMTQGGKVGNGQVIITEFAATLGAEENPTVNTFKMYPNPTSSILTIEFDDMANNSNISIVDISGRVIYEKNTLENKIEVSTINLKTAVYFVKLTNNGKITRKKLIKR; encoded by the coding sequence ATGCTTTTTACTAAAGCCTTTCTTTTATTAACTGTTTGTTCATTTGCACAAAAAACATTTGATTATACTGGAGCTGAACAGATTTATACTGTTCCTTCTGGAGTTAACAGTATAAATATTGAAGCTTATGGAGCACAAGGAGCTACAGTACATGGAGGAGAAGGCGGGTACTCTTTTGGTAAATTAGATGTAACACCGGGCCAGCAAATTTATGTTTATGTGGGAGGACAAGGTACTCTTACAGTTCTAGCTTCCGGAGGATGTGCAGGAGGATGGAATGGGGGTGGCCAAGGAGGAAATGGTATAGACGGTAGTTCTGGAGGAGGAGCTTCAGATGTAAGAGTAGGAGGAAATACTTTAAATCATAGAGTCATTGTTGCTGGCGGGGGAGGTGGTATGGATGATATTGGAATTAGTTTTGATAAAGGTGGTGCTGGCGGAGCAGATATTGGAGAAAATGGAAAAAGAACAGGTGTTTTACCCACTGGAGGAACACAAACTCAGGGAGGTATTGCTGGAGCCTTTGATCGTTATGTAGGTGAAAACGGTGTTTTAGGCATTGGAGGGTCAAATGCTAATTTTAATGGGAATACATATCGTTATGGCGGCGGTGGCGGCGGTGGTTACTATGGAGGTGGCGGCGGTCACCCATGGAGTAGTGGCGCGGGAGGATCTTCTTATGTTGGAGGTGTTATAGAAGGGGTTATGACTCAAGGAGGAAAAGTAGGGAACGGACAAGTTATAATCACTGAATTTGCAGCAACGCTAGGTGCCGAGGAAAATCCTACGGTTAATACTTTTAAGATGTACCCTAATCCTACATCATCTATATTAACTATTGAATTTGACGATATGGCTAATAATTCTAATATTAGTATTGTGGATATTTCAGGTAGAGTTATTTATGAAAAAAATACTTTAGAAAATAAAATAGAGGTTTCAACTATTAATTTAAAGACAGCTGTTTATTTTGTTAAACTAACTAATAATGGAAAAATTACACGAAAAAAATTGATTAAACGCTAA
- the mgrA gene encoding L-glyceraldehyde 3-phosphate reductase gives MQINDKFGATNYQASNQRYDTMTYKRSGKSGVLLPAISLGLWHNFGFVDNLQNGRDIIRCAFDLGITHLDLANNYGPPYGSAEENFGTIFKKDFKPYRDELFIATKAGYDMWPGPYGDLGSRKYLISSLDQSLKRMGLDYVDVFYHHRPDPDTPLEETMGALADIVRQGKALYVGISNYDPEGTQKAAEILKSLNVPFILHQARYSMFDRWVEDGLLDTLEQNGVGCIAFSPLAQGMLTEKYLKGIPEGSRASKDHFLNADTVNTHIGKIQHLNAIAQERGQKLSQMAIAWILRQPQVASVLVGASSPNQLKENIKAVDNLDFSEDELKLINGIIS, from the coding sequence ATGCAAATCAACGACAAATTCGGAGCAACAAACTATCAAGCTTCAAACCAAAGATATGATACCATGACTTATAAACGATCTGGGAAAAGCGGGGTGCTTTTACCAGCGATCTCATTAGGGCTATGGCATAACTTTGGCTTTGTTGATAATCTACAAAACGGAAGGGATATTATTAGATGTGCTTTCGATCTGGGTATTACACATTTAGATTTAGCTAATAACTACGGACCTCCATACGGGTCTGCCGAAGAAAATTTTGGTACCATCTTCAAAAAAGATTTTAAGCCTTATAGAGATGAACTATTTATCGCAACTAAAGCTGGTTATGATATGTGGCCAGGGCCTTATGGTGATTTGGGATCGAGAAAATATTTAATCTCAAGTTTAGATCAAAGTTTAAAGCGCATGGGCTTAGATTATGTTGATGTTTTTTATCACCATAGGCCAGATCCAGATACACCCTTAGAGGAAACGATGGGGGCTTTAGCTGATATCGTACGACAAGGAAAAGCGCTATATGTTGGGATTTCTAATTACGATCCAGAAGGCACACAAAAAGCTGCCGAGATTCTTAAAAGTTTAAATGTACCATTTATTTTACATCAAGCACGTTATTCAATGTTTGATCGTTGGGTTGAAGATGGACTTCTAGATACTTTAGAGCAAAATGGTGTTGGCTGCATTGCCTTTTCTCCATTAGCACAAGGTATGTTGACTGAAAAATATTTAAAAGGAATTCCTGAAGGTTCCAGGGCTTCTAAAGATCACTTTTTAAATGCCGATACTGTAAATACTCATATTGGAAAAATTCAACATTTAAATGCAATTGCACAAGAACGCGGACAAAAATTATCGCAAATGGCTATTGCCTGGATTTTAAGGCAGCCACAAGTTGCATCGGTGTTAGTAGGTGCTAGTTCACCAAATCAATTAAAAGAAAACATAAAGGCCGTAGATAATTTGGATTTTTCTGAAGATGAATTAAAGTTGATTAATGGGATAATTTCTTAA
- a CDS encoding cold-shock protein, whose protein sequence is MAKSQVTFNKIEKEKKRLKKREEKQKKKEARRAEAKENPQGIQFAYVDFNGNLTDTPPDPAMREKVEAESIELGIPKKEDREEEEPANKEGKVSFFDHSKGFGFIIDSVNQEKYFVHVSGLLEPIEENDKVTYELERGQKGMNAVRVKKI, encoded by the coding sequence ATGGCAAAATCTCAAGTAACTTTTAATAAGATTGAAAAAGAAAAAAAACGCTTAAAGAAAAGAGAAGAAAAGCAAAAAAAGAAGGAAGCTCGTAGAGCTGAAGCAAAAGAAAATCCTCAAGGGATTCAATTTGCTTATGTAGACTTCAATGGTAATTTAACAGACACCCCACCGGATCCGGCAATGCGTGAAAAGGTAGAAGCCGAAAGTATTGAATTGGGAATTCCTAAGAAAGAAGACAGGGAAGAAGAAGAACCAGCAAACAAAGAAGGAAAAGTATCATTCTTTGATCATTCCAAAGGTTTTGGTTTTATAATTGATAGTGTAAATCAAGAAAAATACTTCGTACACGTAAGTGGATTGCTTGAGCCTATTGAAGAAAATGATAAAGTTACTTATGAGTTAGAACGCGGTCAAAAAGGAATGAACGCCGTTCGAGTGAAAAAGATTTAA
- a CDS encoding DEAD/DEAH box helicase, translating into MSISITELEERKAGKDLYSYQKGAIDKIFKSFDESPHDYHLLYQLPTGGGKTVIFSEIVRQYLKNHKKKVLVMTHRIELCRQTSNVLTEFGVMNKVVDSKADLSDQADYSCFVAMVETLNNRLNDDKLDISDIGLVIIDEAHYNSFTKLFKFFSQSFILGVTATPLSSSIELPMTDNYDELIVGESIESLIENGFLSRAEMFSYNVGLTSLVVGANGDYTVKSSEDLYTDNDMLGKLVQAYEERSKGKKTLIFNNGINTSLHVYDTFRRAGYPIAHLDNTNTKKERALILQWFKKTPDAILTSVSILTTGFDEPTVESIILNRATKSLTLYYQMIGRGSRILKDKNTFSVIDLGNNFHRFGPWGDNLDWQRIFKSPNYYLDAILSDEELESNFRYEMPDELREEFSKSKEVYFDIQRTYIESIRGGESSKVVLERSIEQHAKICIENSEDVYDALGLAKMLGDDIDFRIQRYTKCISKSTYNFVEWLKGDYRKKLNAYLRSNFDEVFEAIHGYAPED; encoded by the coding sequence ATGTCCATTTCAATAACAGAATTAGAAGAAAGAAAAGCCGGTAAAGATTTGTATAGCTACCAAAAAGGTGCTATCGATAAAATATTTAAGAGTTTTGACGAATCACCTCATGATTATCATTTATTATATCAATTACCAACTGGAGGTGGGAAAACAGTTATTTTTTCTGAAATTGTTAGGCAGTATCTTAAAAATCATAAAAAGAAGGTATTGGTGATGACACATCGTATTGAATTGTGTAGACAGACATCTAATGTGCTTACAGAATTTGGTGTGATGAACAAGGTTGTAGATAGTAAGGCAGATTTAAGCGATCAGGCAGATTATAGCTGTTTTGTTGCTATGGTTGAAACCTTAAATAACAGATTGAATGATGATAAATTAGATATTTCTGATATAGGTTTGGTCATTATTGATGAAGCACATTATAACTCCTTTACAAAACTCTTTAAATTTTTTAGTCAATCATTCATTTTAGGAGTTACAGCAACACCTTTAAGTTCGAGTATAGAATTACCAATGACTGATAATTATGATGAATTAATTGTTGGAGAGAGTATTGAATCTTTAATCGAAAATGGTTTTTTGTCTCGTGCTGAAATGTTTTCTTATAATGTCGGATTAACCTCGTTAGTAGTTGGAGCAAATGGTGATTATACGGTAAAGTCTTCAGAAGATTTATATACAGATAACGACATGTTAGGTAAGCTAGTACAAGCTTATGAAGAACGCTCTAAAGGTAAAAAGACATTGATATTCAATAATGGAATTAATACCTCGTTGCATGTTTACGATACCTTTAGAAGAGCAGGGTACCCTATAGCACATTTGGATAATACAAATACTAAGAAAGAACGCGCTCTTATTTTACAATGGTTTAAAAAGACGCCTGATGCTATTTTAACATCGGTAAGTATTTTAACTACAGGGTTCGACGAACCAACAGTTGAGAGTATTATTTTAAATAGAGCGACTAAATCATTAACACTTTATTATCAAATGATAGGTCGTGGATCTCGTATTTTAAAAGATAAGAATACGTTTAGTGTTATTGACTTAGGAAATAATTTTCATCGATTTGGACCTTGGGGAGACAATTTAGATTGGCAACGCATTTTTAAGTCGCCAAATTACTATTTAGATGCCATTTTAAGTGATGAAGAATTAGAAAGTAATTTCAGGTATGAAATGCCAGATGAATTGCGAGAAGAATTCTCAAAATCTAAAGAAGTCTATTTCGACATACAAAGAACCTATATAGAGTCTATTAGAGGAGGTGAATCTTCAAAAGTTGTTTTAGAACGCTCCATAGAGCAACACGCAAAAATTTGTATCGAAAATAGTGAAGATGTCTATGATGCTTTAGGATTAGCAAAAATGTTAGGGGACGATATTGATTTTAGAATACAGCGGTACACTAAGTGCATCAGCAAAAGTACTTATAATTTTGTAGAGTGGTTAAAGGGAGATTATAGAAAAAAATTAAACGCCTATTTGCGTTCAAATTTTGATGAAGTTTTTGAAGCCATTCATGGATATGCACCAGAGGATTAG
- a CDS encoding EamA family transporter yields the protein MSISRKTILIILAFFAIYVIWGSTYLLNKIAVTEIPPFFVAAIRFTIAGLIIFIIAKFMKLRLAISRKQFINCTIVGFLFLVYGNGVFIWALKYLDSGFAALEASTQPLFVLLLMRLLDGKKMQTKSLIGVALGIIGMYLLVSQKELVTNDESLLGMFMILTCVLSWSYASVFVAKADLPSNYFVSTAYQMIIAGVLLIIISLLLNENWVSPIDWSIEVQWSLILLILFGSVIAFTAFNYLLKVVSTEKAATSAYVNPIVAIILGWYVLDEAITTQTIIAACILLTGVFFITSRKRMKTRTIGS from the coding sequence ATGAGTATATCGCGAAAAACGATTCTTATTATTTTAGCATTCTTTGCCATTTATGTTATTTGGGGATCTACTTATCTACTCAATAAAATTGCGGTAACAGAGATACCACCATTTTTTGTGGCTGCCATCCGTTTTACTATTGCAGGACTTATCATATTTATTATAGCTAAGTTTATGAAACTTAGACTAGCTATTAGTAGAAAACAATTTATTAATTGCACCATTGTTGGTTTTTTATTCTTGGTATATGGTAATGGTGTTTTTATTTGGGCTTTAAAGTATTTAGACAGTGGCTTTGCCGCACTTGAGGCTTCAACTCAACCTCTTTTTGTGTTATTATTGATGAGGCTTTTAGATGGTAAAAAAATGCAAACAAAATCTTTAATTGGCGTTGCATTAGGCATTATTGGCATGTACCTTTTAGTAAGCCAAAAAGAACTAGTTACTAATGATGAAAGTTTGTTAGGCATGTTCATGATCCTTACTTGTGTTTTAAGTTGGAGTTATGCCAGTGTTTTTGTAGCTAAAGCCGATTTGCCTTCAAATTATTTTGTTAGTACAGCATACCAAATGATTATTGCTGGAGTACTTTTAATAATAATAAGTTTGCTTTTAAATGAAAATTGGGTTTCACCTATAGATTGGAGTATTGAGGTGCAATGGTCTTTAATTCTTTTAATTTTATTTGGAAGTGTTATCGCTTTTACAGCATTTAATTATTTACTCAAAGTTGTTTCTACAGAGAAAGCTGCTACTTCAGCTTATGTAAACCCTATAGTTGCAATTATACTGGGCTGGTATGTACTTGATGAAGCTATAACAACTCAAACTATCATAGCCGCTTGTATCCTTTTAACAGGTGTTTTCTTTATTACATCACGTAAAAGAATGAAAACCAGAACTATTGGAAGTTAA
- a CDS encoding GIN domain-containing protein yields the protein MKTNRLYITLTFLGILILSSCSVDTIHVNANDIVTYRDVNITDYSSVKIANGFTAYITFSNTEESIKVEANENLHDYIIATKKNNELIIRFKNNFKIKGKETLNVYITTKPINNFYVTADSQIYLENTLVGDNAKIKITADSFFSGEVDVDYLELKAAADANADLLGSVNALNADLSADAKLSGYDLRIKDLKIKMMADCQANITVSKTINIEAFADCTLRYKGNATIIRENLKADSRIIKVN from the coding sequence ATGAAAACGAACAGACTATATATAACATTAACCTTTTTGGGTATTCTTATTTTATCATCTTGTAGTGTAGATACAATACACGTAAATGCAAATGATATTGTAACTTATAGGGATGTCAATATCACCGATTACTCGTCGGTTAAAATAGCCAATGGGTTTACTGCTTATATAACCTTTTCTAACACTGAAGAATCCATTAAAGTAGAAGCCAATGAAAATTTACACGATTATATTATAGCCACTAAAAAAAACAATGAGCTAATTATACGCTTTAAAAACAATTTTAAAATTAAAGGAAAAGAAACATTAAATGTATACATTACTACGAAACCTATTAATAACTTTTATGTAACTGCTGATTCTCAAATCTATTTAGAAAACACTTTAGTTGGAGATAACGCGAAAATAAAAATAACCGCTGATAGTTTTTTCTCTGGTGAAGTAGATGTTGACTACTTAGAGCTTAAAGCAGCAGCAGATGCTAATGCAGATTTATTGGGTTCGGTGAACGCTCTGAATGCAGATCTTTCGGCAGATGCTAAACTTTCAGGCTATGATTTACGGATTAAGGATCTAAAAATAAAAATGATGGCCGATTGTCAAGCAAATATAACGGTATCTAAAACTATAAATATTGAAGCTTTTGCAGACTGTACATTACGTTACAAAGGCAATGCAACTATTATTCGTGAAAATTTAAAAGCAGATTCTAGGATTATTAAAGTTAATTAA
- a CDS encoding DMT family transporter, producing MLISTLAFACMNAIVKQLLHISAFQIVFFRSISSLIFTFTFLLKNNIPIFGNKKKLLILRGIVGVTSMTFFFMSTKYLPIGTAVSLRYMAPIFAAIFAVFLLREKVKLWQWLFFAMAFMGVLVLKGFDAELNSYGLLLACISAIFSGLVYITISKIGKRDHPVVVVNYFMVISAIVGGILSINNWITPVGTEWLLLFGLGVFGYFGQLYMTKAFQVATTNQVAPLKYLEVIYTVLFGIFIFSEVYTFWSLLGISLIIGGLVLNILYKGKVK from the coding sequence ATGCTTATCAGTACATTAGCATTCGCCTGTATGAATGCTATAGTTAAGCAATTACTGCATATTAGTGCCTTTCAAATTGTTTTTTTTAGGTCGATAAGTTCTTTAATTTTTACGTTTACTTTTCTACTAAAAAATAACATTCCCATTTTTGGGAATAAAAAAAAACTTCTAATTCTTAGAGGTATAGTAGGCGTTACTTCGATGACCTTCTTTTTTATGTCTACTAAATATTTACCTATTGGAACAGCGGTTTCATTACGATATATGGCTCCTATTTTTGCAGCTATTTTTGCTGTATTTTTATTACGTGAAAAAGTAAAATTATGGCAATGGCTTTTTTTCGCAATGGCATTTATGGGTGTTTTGGTTTTAAAAGGTTTTGATGCAGAATTAAATAGTTATGGACTCTTATTAGCTTGTATTTCTGCTATTTTTAGTGGATTAGTTTATATAACTATTAGTAAAATAGGTAAAAGAGATCACCCAGTTGTAGTTGTTAATTATTTTATGGTAATTTCTGCTATAGTAGGAGGGATATTATCTATAAATAATTGGATAACCCCAGTAGGTACAGAATGGTTACTGTTATTTGGATTGGGGGTTTTTGGGTATTTTGGACAATTGTACATGACGAAGGCTTTTCAGGTTGCGACCACAAACCAAGTAGCACCACTTAAATATTTGGAGGTTATTTACACCGTTTTATTTGGTATTTTTATTTTTAGCGAAGTTTATACCTTTTGGAGTTTATTAGGTATCTCATTAATTATTGGAGGATTAGTTTTGAATATCTTATATAAAGGAAAAGTAAAATAA
- a CDS encoding sulfatase-like hydrolase/transferase: MIRYIFVSIFILLFASCDNSIETIDNAEEEAENTQNNAPNILLIIADDMGLDAAPGYDIGSTKPNMPNLQNLINSGIKFTNLWSNPTCSPTRATILTGKYGFKTGVLEASDILSTSETSLQSYMDTNSSTSYNHAVIGKWHLSNNENHPNNMGINHFAGLIGGGVQSYWNWNLTINGVTTKSTEYTTTKFTDLAINWVAEQTTPWFLWLAYNAPHTPFHLPPNDLHFQGTLPSDQVSIDSNPLPYYMAALEALDTEMGRLINSMSSEEKDNTVIIFIGDNGTPNQVVQEHPSTRAKGSVYQGGVNVPMIVSGKNVTRINETEDALINTTDFFTTIANIAGTSDTEIHDSKSFKNLLVSSDNTGKRDYIYTENEDFTIRNATHKYIYFNNGSEALFNLNVNPLESPNLLNANQLPLSNSDTTIKLELTTKLSEIRN, from the coding sequence ATGATTCGTTATATATTTGTTAGCATATTTATACTATTATTTGCTTCTTGTGATAATTCAATAGAAACTATTGATAATGCCGAAGAAGAAGCTGAAAACACACAAAATAACGCTCCAAATATTTTGCTCATTATAGCCGACGATATGGGTCTCGATGCGGCTCCAGGTTATGATATAGGAAGTACGAAACCTAATATGCCCAACTTACAAAATTTAATAAATTCAGGTATTAAGTTTACAAACCTATGGTCTAATCCAACATGTTCTCCCACCAGAGCGACTATTTTAACAGGGAAATATGGATTTAAAACGGGGGTACTGGAAGCTAGTGATATTTTGTCTACTTCTGAAACTTCTTTACAAAGCTATATGGATACAAATTCCAGCACATCATATAATCATGCAGTTATAGGTAAATGGCACTTGTCTAATAATGAGAATCATCCAAATAATATGGGAATAAATCATTTCGCAGGTCTTATAGGAGGTGGGGTTCAATCCTATTGGAATTGGAACCTGACAATAAATGGTGTCACAACAAAATCAACAGAATATACTACAACCAAGTTTACAGATTTAGCTATTAATTGGGTTGCAGAGCAAACAACGCCTTGGTTTTTATGGCTAGCTTACAATGCACCCCACACGCCTTTTCACTTACCTCCAAACGATTTACATTTCCAAGGAACTTTACCTTCAGATCAAGTGAGTATAGACAGCAATCCACTGCCCTATTACATGGCTGCACTTGAAGCTCTGGATACTGAAATGGGTAGATTAATAAATTCAATGTCTTCAGAAGAAAAAGATAATACCGTTATTATTTTTATAGGAGACAATGGCACCCCCAATCAAGTGGTGCAAGAACATCCATCTACAAGAGCTAAAGGCAGTGTATATCAAGGAGGTGTTAATGTACCTATGATCGTTTCAGGGAAAAACGTAACGCGCATTAACGAAACAGAAGATGCGCTTATAAACACTACAGATTTCTTCACAACCATAGCTAATATCGCTGGGACATCAGATACTGAAATTCATGATAGTAAAAGTTTTAAAAATTTACTTGTAAGCAGTGATAATACAGGTAAGAGAGATTATATATATACCGAAAATGAAGATTTTACTATTAGAAACGCCACTCATAAATACATTTATTTTAATAATGGCTCCGAAGCTTTGTTTAATTTAAATGTCAATCCGTTAGAAAGCCCAAATCTTCTAAATGCAAATCAATTGCCTTTAAGCAATAGCGATACTACCATTAAACTTGAGTTAACAACTAAATTATCTGAGATTAGAAATTGA
- a CDS encoding GNAT family N-acetyltransferase, translating to MIENESIKLLETKAENLLEIIEIEKKYPQFVGQYNIDRHKEVLTNQDEKHLSIFNKSENRLIGYIILAGLLSKNHTIEFRRIALLKRGMGYGSMAIKLIKTICFKHYKASKIWLDVFTDNENAFRLYIKEGFIKEKEINKGTRSVFVMSITK from the coding sequence ATGATAGAAAATGAGTCTATTAAACTATTAGAAACTAAAGCAGAAAACCTTCTAGAGATTATTGAAATAGAGAAAAAGTACCCTCAGTTTGTTGGTCAGTATAATATAGATCGACATAAAGAAGTGCTAACTAATCAAGATGAGAAGCACCTCTCTATTTTTAATAAATCAGAGAACCGCCTTATTGGTTATATTATACTTGCCGGCTTATTAAGTAAAAATCATACGATCGAATTCAGGAGAATTGCATTATTAAAAAGAGGTATGGGCTACGGAAGCATGGCTATCAAATTAATAAAAACCATTTGTTTTAAACATTATAAGGCCAGCAAGATATGGTTGGATGTCTTTACAGATAATGAAAATGCCTTTAGATTATATATTAAAGAAGGGTTTATAAAAGAAAAAGAAATAAATAAAGGAACTCGTTCTGTATTTGTTATGTCAATAACAAAGTAG
- a CDS encoding S9 family peptidase → MKTIILKLSSALLFFLCTVAQTNAQDIVGSWKGKLSVQGTEVPLLFDIKSEEDGYASTMDSPSQGATGIPMDETLYSNDTLTIKFNQAGIKYVASLKENTLSGTFYQGGKELPLVLSKTVKTLPGNTALPTSDIDLEKLANWNPTNYKYAVKDYFARPKARSFSFSPNGTYLSYREKDENTKNHVYVKNLETNEVTKVIEEKDELIRGFGWANEGRLVYVMDKGGNEDYHLFAVNIDGSNAKELTPFEGVKVNILEGLKEDKDHMIISMNQNNPQIFEPYKINIETGELRQLYKNEDAANPINSYVFDKDGKLRGFAKLRDGVNIDLYYTVDGENYEVKKQLSWKDNFNIVSFNYASSNPHEAYITSNLDSDKAQIYLYDLKEDKIIKKLFSNDDYDVSGLGLSRNRGYELDYFSYEGEKSYVIPVSNYYKKLHHKIIAKFPGYNYSIPDVTDDESKYLIFLQSDKLYGTYYSYDAKKDAFKLLYNLMPNLIEKDMAEMRPITFKSRDGKTIHGYITLPKEALNGEKVPVIVNPHGGPQGIRDSWGFNPEAQLFASRGYATLQVNFRISGGYGKEFLESGFKQIGRKAMDDVEDGLQYVVDQGWVDKNNAAIYGGSHGGYAVLRGLTKTPDLYACGVDYVGVSNLFSFMKTIPPYWKPYLKIIKEIWYDEDIAEEKAIMEEVSPVYQIDKIKKPLFVVQGANDPRVNIDESDQIVSALRAKGFEVPYMVKYDEGHGFGKEENRIALYKSMMGFYAKHLKKEIKQPLKD, encoded by the coding sequence ATGAAAACTATTATTTTAAAACTAAGTAGTGCATTATTATTTTTTTTATGCACGGTAGCTCAAACGAATGCCCAAGATATTGTTGGCTCTTGGAAAGGAAAATTATCTGTTCAAGGAACAGAAGTACCTCTATTATTTGATATTAAAAGTGAAGAAGATGGTTATGCCTCAACTATGGATAGCCCATCACAAGGTGCCACAGGCATACCTATGGATGAAACACTTTATTCAAACGATACACTTACAATTAAATTTAATCAGGCAGGCATAAAGTATGTTGCCTCCTTAAAAGAAAACACTTTATCTGGCACTTTTTATCAGGGTGGTAAAGAGCTTCCCCTTGTTTTATCAAAAACAGTAAAAACACTTCCTGGAAATACAGCGTTGCCAACTTCGGATATAGATCTGGAAAAACTAGCTAATTGGAATCCTACAAATTATAAATATGCTGTTAAAGATTATTTTGCAAGACCTAAAGCCAGATCGTTTAGTTTTTCACCTAACGGAACCTATCTATCATATCGAGAAAAAGACGAAAACACAAAAAATCATGTGTATGTAAAAAACCTTGAAACAAACGAAGTAACAAAGGTTATTGAAGAAAAAGATGAATTAATCCGTGGTTTTGGTTGGGCCAATGAAGGTCGATTGGTTTATGTCATGGACAAAGGTGGTAACGAAGATTATCATTTATTTGCTGTAAATATTGATGGTAGTAATGCTAAAGAATTAACCCCTTTTGAAGGTGTAAAAGTAAATATCTTAGAAGGGCTTAAAGAAGATAAAGATCATATGATTATTTCTATGAATCAAAATAATCCTCAAATATTCGAGCCTTATAAAATTAATATTGAAACGGGAGAACTAAGGCAATTATATAAAAATGAAGATGCCGCTAATCCAATCAATAGCTATGTATTTGATAAAGACGGGAAACTACGTGGGTTTGCTAAACTTCGTGATGGAGTAAATATTGATTTATATTATACTGTAGATGGCGAAAACTACGAAGTAAAAAAGCAGTTAAGTTGGAAAGATAACTTTAATATCGTTTCGTTTAATTACGCATCAAGCAACCCACACGAAGCTTATATAACATCAAATTTGGATAGTGATAAAGCTCAAATTTATTTATACGACCTCAAAGAAGATAAAATCATTAAAAAGTTATTTTCTAATGATGATTATGATGTCTCAGGATTAGGGTTATCCAGAAATAGAGGCTATGAGCTAGATTATTTTTCATATGAAGGCGAAAAAAGCTATGTTATACCTGTAAGCAACTATTACAAAAAATTGCATCATAAGATCATTGCTAAATTCCCTGGATATAACTATTCAATTCCAGATGTAACAGATGATGAGAGTAAATATTTAATCTTTCTTCAAAGCGATAAACTGTATGGTACTTATTATTCATATGACGCCAAAAAGGATGCATTTAAATTACTTTATAACCTCATGCCGAATCTTATTGAAAAAGATATGGCAGAAATGCGGCCTATTACTTTTAAAAGTAGAGACGGTAAAACAATTCATGGCTACATTACATTGCCTAAAGAAGCCCTTAATGGTGAAAAAGTTCCGGTTATCGTTAATCCTCATGGAGGTCCACAAGGTATAAGAGATTCTTGGGGTTTTAATCCGGAAGCCCAATTGTTTGCTAGTCGTGGTTATGCCACTTTGCAAGTTAATTTTAGAATTTCTGGTGGTTACGGAAAAGAATTTTTAGAGTCTGGGTTCAAACAAATAGGCAGAAAAGCCATGGACGATGTTGAAGATGGTTTACAATATGTAGTCGATCAAGGTTGGGTAGATAAAAACAATGCAGCTATCTATGGTGGTAGTCATGGTGGGTATGCCGTGCTTCGTGGTTTAACAAAAACACCAGATTTATATGCCTGTGGTGTTGATTATGTTGGGGTGTCCAATTTATTTTCTTTTATGAAAACCATTCCGCCTTATTGGAAACCTTATTTAAAGATTATTAAAGAAATATGGTATGATGAGGACATCGCAGAAGAAAAAGCCATCATGGAAGAAGTATCACCAGTATATCAAATAGATAAAATTAAAAAACCCCTTTTTGTTGTTCAAGGTGCTAACGACCCAAGGGTTAATATAGATGAGTCCGATCAAATTGTAAGTGCGCTCCGCGCTAAAGGTTTTGAAGTACCTTATATGGTAAAATACGATGAAGGTCATGGATTTGGTAAAGAAGAAAATCGAATTGCTCTCTACAAATCTATGATGGGTTTTTATGCTAAACATTTAAAAAAGGAAATCAAACAACCTTTAAAAGATTAA